Below is a genomic region from Miscanthus floridulus cultivar M001 chromosome 1, ASM1932011v1, whole genome shotgun sequence.
ACGAACAGCCCGAGCAGGCCCCCGCCGTCGTCGACCCagcgcctgccgccgccgccgtccttaaGACAGGTACGGATCTACCTCTCTCGCTCACTCGAATCTAGATTTTTCCTTAAAAGACGAATCGCAGTGAGCTCATCTGCGAACGTGAACGTTGGTGTGTTTTTCCTCCGTCAGATGAGGTGCTCAAGGCGCTGAACCTGACCTCCGCGATGGGCGGCGACGCCCCGCGTGGGTTTCGGGAGAAGCCCAGGCATTCCGAGAAGCCGACCAAGTACGCCGGCAGCCCCAAGAGCAGTGCCCCCCGCTTGATCCACCAGCCTCGCTAGGTTCGCATGGGGAACTCGGCAAGGCTGCTGCCCCTCTTGCAGCCTCTGCTCCTGGCTGCTGCTGCCGTTGCGGTTTGCTCTGCTCTTTCAAAGTTTCAAGTGAAGTACTGGTGGTTCGAGTAGTGATGAGTAGTAGTACAACTGTAGAAGTTCCTTTTGTATAGCAATAAAAAAATGACCAAAAATATAACAAAACGCAGCGGTTAGCTTACTGCTGCTGCTCTAAGTTGTGTTAAGTCCTCCGGTGTGTCTAGGTCTAGGGAAACCCCGCAAAAATGGAAGAGGGTGAAGGTGGAGTCCCAGTGTTAGAATCAAGGATGCACTTTTGTAAGTAAAATGTGTGATGTGCAATGGCAGGCAGTATAATGTTTCAACGAGCTCTTCTActgttctttcttcttggtgCATGTCGCTTTCCAATGACGAATTCTTCAGTACTGGTACATGAGCCTGGgcccgtttagttcccaaaaattttcaaacTAAAATGTCACGTCGAATTTTGGGCACATgcatatagacaaaaaaaaaaaaaaaaatacacagtttggttgaaaatcgtaagacgaatcttttaagcctaattagtctgtGAAAAGCCTCAAATGCTACAGTaatacacatgtgctaatgactgaTTAatcagtatcattagattcgtctcgcagttttctaatgagttctgtaatttgttttttttattagtatcgaaAACATTTCTCGACATCCTTTTAACATATCTGATATGACATTCAAAAAAATTTAACTCACCGACTAAACACCCCCTGAATTTATATCTACTGATATGTGGATAAGTTCAATCAACAGCACGCACTCTTCGGTTGGGCACTgtcttctgctgctgctgccccgAGTTTTGACTGATAATCATTACTCATGAAGCAAGATCGTTTAAACAAGGAGCAAAGCTATATATTCTAAGGGCAGTTCCAATGAAAAAAAcaagtagtttctataacatagaatACCGTACTAAAAAAAAGTACTGTTTTTCAACTCATGATttttatgagtaataattattttctctttctctcttccaactctatcttcttcctccaataggAGTGCGACACAAGCtttctagaaactggtggtttttccctaatgatgatttcatggtttcttggtgcattgggtcaagagtagacctgatttcttcatgaagaaaccatttctataatttttctctctttcttcattaattacgttgccatgtcagtatTTTGCCTACATGGCAAATTATTTAATGAGAATAAAAATCATCGTCAATGCACCATTGAGACTGCCCTAAGCAACTAACGTAAGTCGTGTAAGCCACGATGACATTGTTATCTAGGTACAAGGACCGGCCAAGTCAAATGAAGTTGTGTGCTTCTGGCAAGTCAAATGGACAAAAATCCTTGTTTTTTCCTTCACGTATAAACATCAGCTCCAACGTTCAGCGCTCCGACTCCGATAAACAAAATTCTAAACAAGAGCTCTGCTCTCCTACACGTCTGATAACACCTACCTTGACGCTTCGTTCAGCCGGGTATGTTTTGCCTTTGCTGCCAGATGAGTCACGAAAAGGACACGCAGATGAACGAGAAACTGTGACCTTGTTCGCcttcgctgaaatttggtttaTACTACTGATTATGCTAAAATGTTGTGAGAAGAAAATATTGGTGTCAGCGGAATCCGGTCTCCACcaacagatagcacatgaccaGGTCTTCACGGTTGGCAATCACATGCTCCCGAATCGCCCGAGGCTGGCTAGGCCATGCGCCCGAGTCATCAGCGCCATGCGCGCACCTCACGACTTCGGCGCCCACGCTCGAGCGGTCACCACGGCATGTAGATCCGCTTAGCACGCGCCCGCTCTCGCCTGTACGCAGCTGGCCAAAGGCCACTGccacagttgtactatatatGTAAATCACCTGAGAGCAATACAAGTTGTCCAGTTGATCTATACAATTCTACGTTGTATCATCGTCCTAGGTTCCTCCACCGAATCCGTCAACCACATCTTCTTCCGCTGCTCCAATGGCGCCCGGCTCCAACCACTCTGGCGTCTCCGACTCCTCTTCTGATGGCGGGTtctccgtcgcccccgcctctgCTTCCGCCATCCAGGGGATCTCGATCCACCACCACATTCCTGTCGTTCTCGACATGGACGACGCCAACTACGGCCAGTGGCGGCTGTTCTTCGAGTCCACCCTCGGTAAATTCGGCCTCGAGAGTCACATCCACTCCACCACTCCTGATGAGGACCGCGATGGCGAGTGGCGCAGGGTGGATTCCTGCCTCGTCAACTGGATACTCGCCACCGTCTCCAAAGGTGTCTTCGATATTGTTCGCCGCGACCGCCACGACGCCTTCTCCTTGTGGCACGCCGTCGAGAGCCTGTTCCAGGACAATGAGCTGCAGCGCGCCGTGTTCCTGGAGACTGAGCTCCGCTCTCTCCAACAGGGCGACATGTCCATCAATGACTACTGCACGAAGCTGAAGCGGCTCGCCGACCAACTACGCGACACCGGTCATCTCATCTCCGAGCTGAGCCAAGTGCTCAATCTCCTCCGTGGCCTCAACGCCCCAACGATGTCTGCCTGCTGTCGCGCTCCCTCTACGATCTACGACTCTACGGCAAGCACCACGGGCGTGGTTCGAATGCTTCGTCGGCCACATGACCAGCCTCGGGTTCATCCAGTCGAAGGCCGATTCATCCCTCTTCGTCTACCACCGCAACGGGGCAACGGCGTATTTGCTGCTCTACGTCGACGACATGATCCTGTCTGCATCCTCGACgccactccttcgccatgtcatCACACGGCTCCACGACGCCTTCGCCGTGAAAGACATGGGGCCAGTTCGACACTTCCTCAGCATCAACGTGCGACGCAACAACGACGGCTTCTTCCTTTCCCAGTCGGCGTACGCTGAAGAGCTCCTGGAACGTGCTGGCATGGCCAACTACAACCCCGTCGTCATGCCCGCGGACACCAAGCCGAAGGCATCTGCTGCTGACGCGAAGCTGATCGCCGACGCCACCACTTACCGGAGCATTGCCGGCGCGCTGCAATATCTGACCATCACGCGACCAGATATTGCGTACGCCGTGCAACAGGTCTGTTTGCACATGCACGCGCCGCGAGATGTGCACCAGACGATGCTCAAACGCATCCTCCGGTATGTCCGAGGAACGACAACACTTGGAGTTCAGCTACGCGCCACGCCGTCGTCGACGATCACCGCCTACTCCGACGCCGATTGGGCAGGATGCCCGGACACACGGCGCTCCACGTCTGGCTTCTGCGTTTTCTTCGGCAACTCGCTCGTCTCGTGGTCCTCCAAGAGGCAAACCACGGTGTCAAGATCGAGCGCGGAAGCCGAGTATCGCGCCATCGCCAACGCCGTCTCCGAGTGCTCGTGGCTTCGACACCTCCTTGGTGAGCTCCTGTGCAAAGTACCAAGTGCGACAGTGGCGTTCTGCGACAACATATCATCGGTCTACATGTCTCGCAACCCCGTACATCACCGACGCATGAAGCACATTGAAGTAGACATACACTTCGTTCGTGAGAAGGTCGCCATTGGTGAGCTCTGAGTCACGCACGTTCCTAGTGCGCGACAACTCGCCGATGTGTTCACGAAAGGACTGCCTTCGGCGCTCTTCCTCGACTTCAGAGACAGCCTCTCCGTCACCGCAGCCGACGTCGAgattgcgggggggggggggggggggggtgtcagCGGAATCCGGTCTCCACcaacagatagcacatgaccaGGTCTTCACGGTTGGCAATCACCTGCTCCCGAGTCATCAGCGCCATGCGCGCACCTCACGACTTCGGCGTCCATGCTCGAGCAGTCACCACGGCATGTAGATCC
It encodes:
- the LOC136497163 gene encoding protein EARLY RESPONSIVE TO DEHYDRATION 15-like; this translates as MSAVAVSSSLNPDAPLFIPAALRQVEDFSPQWWDLITTTAWFRDHWSREHAHLDEMAEQLDAASLLPDDEDLFYDEQPEQAPAVVDPAPAAAAVLKTDEVLKALNLTSAMGGDAPRGFREKPRHSEKPTKYAGSPKSSAPRLIHQPR